The proteins below are encoded in one region of Streptomyces sp. NBC_00490:
- a CDS encoding chloramphenicol phosphotransferase CPT family protein, which translates to MEHLDSVPPRQGLVIFLNGTSSSGKSSIATELLSMLDEPWFHMPVDAFHAMRSSASVPPDQVGAVLHRTWQGFHRAVAGMAAAGNNVVVDHVLSAPWRLHDCLSLFAPRDVVFVGVHCPPLELARRESERGDRPPGLAAGQLEQVHSHGIYDIECDTDSATPRECALRIKEFLPDRPTPTAFERLRALL; encoded by the coding sequence ATGGAGCATCTCGACAGCGTCCCCCCGCGCCAGGGCCTCGTCATCTTCCTGAACGGCACCTCCAGTTCAGGCAAGTCCAGCATCGCGACCGAACTGCTGTCGATGCTGGACGAACCCTGGTTCCACATGCCCGTGGACGCCTTCCACGCGATGCGGTCGAGTGCCTCCGTGCCGCCGGACCAGGTGGGCGCCGTGTTGCACCGCACCTGGCAGGGCTTCCACCGCGCGGTCGCGGGGATGGCGGCCGCGGGGAACAACGTCGTCGTCGACCATGTGCTGAGCGCCCCATGGCGGCTCCACGACTGCCTGTCGCTGTTCGCACCCCGGGACGTGGTGTTCGTCGGCGTGCACTGCCCGCCCCTGGAGCTGGCGCGCCGGGAGAGTGAGCGGGGCGACCGGCCGCCCGGGCTCGCGGCCGGCCAACTGGAGCAGGTGCACTCCCACGGGATCTACGACATCGAGTGCGACACCGACAGCGCCACCCCGAGGGAATGCGCCCTGCGCATCAAGGAGTTCCTGCCGGACCGCCCGACACCGACGGCGTTCGAGCGGTTGCGCGCGCTGCTCTGA
- a CDS encoding FAD-dependent monooxygenase gives MRAIVIGAGIGGLAATLSLRRAGHEVTLVEQLPRFTEAGAGIQLAPNATRVLRRLDRLDAVAAQAARPGRLSFRIWSDGTEICQYALGREVDDAFGAPYLQLHRADLQQALAAAVPSESVRLGTQVVGIGQDDRSAEVTTADGERLTADLVLAADGIRSAARQWLFGADEAVFSRTAAYRALLPAGQVADLDLPDTGIWLGPGRHFVHYRVRRGELLNVVAVFGTETAQESWTALAEPGEPLHAFAGWDPRIVRVLERAGRMYRWGIHTRSPLPRWNAGRVTLLGDSAHAMVPFQAQGAAQAILDAAVLGDCLTDADPADVPAALDRYVRRRLAAATRMQARSAHAGDEFHLPDGPEAGARNARMAAHAAEHEFLPVATAWAADDIDEEATP, from the coding sequence ATGCGAGCCATCGTCATAGGGGCGGGCATCGGCGGGCTGGCCGCGACGCTGAGTCTGCGTCGCGCCGGGCACGAGGTCACGCTGGTCGAGCAACTGCCGCGGTTCACCGAGGCCGGCGCCGGTATCCAGCTCGCGCCCAACGCCACGCGGGTGCTGCGCCGTCTGGACCGGCTCGACGCGGTCGCCGCGCAGGCCGCCCGGCCCGGCCGGCTGAGCTTCCGCATCTGGTCCGACGGGACGGAGATCTGTCAGTACGCGCTCGGCCGCGAGGTCGACGACGCGTTCGGGGCGCCCTATCTGCAACTGCACCGGGCCGATCTGCAGCAGGCCCTGGCCGCCGCCGTGCCGTCCGAGTCGGTGCGGCTCGGCACCCAGGTCGTGGGGATCGGCCAGGACGACAGGTCCGCCGAGGTGACGACGGCCGACGGCGAGCGACTGACGGCGGACCTCGTCCTGGCCGCGGACGGCATCCGCTCGGCGGCCCGCCAGTGGCTCTTCGGCGCGGACGAGGCGGTGTTCTCCAGGACCGCCGCGTACCGGGCGCTCCTCCCGGCCGGGCAGGTCGCCGATCTGGACCTGCCCGACACCGGGATCTGGCTCGGCCCCGGCCGGCACTTCGTCCACTACCGGGTCCGCCGTGGCGAACTCCTCAACGTCGTCGCCGTGTTCGGGACAGAAACGGCACAGGAGTCGTGGACCGCCCTCGCGGAGCCCGGAGAGCCGCTGCACGCCTTCGCGGGGTGGGATCCCCGGATCGTCCGGGTCCTCGAACGCGCGGGGCGGATGTACCGCTGGGGCATCCACACCCGCTCCCCGCTCCCCCGCTGGAACGCCGGACGGGTGACCCTGCTGGGCGACAGCGCCCACGCGATGGTGCCGTTCCAGGCCCAGGGCGCTGCCCAGGCGATCCTCGACGCGGCCGTGCTCGGCGACTGCCTCACGGACGCGGACCCCGCCGACGTACCCGCCGCGCTCGACCGGTACGTACGCCGCCGGCTGGCCGCCGCCACGCGGATGCAGGCCCGCTCCGCGCACGCGGGCGACGAGTTCCACCTCCCGGACGGACCGGAGGCCGGGGCGCGGAACGCCCGGATGGCTGCGCACGCGGCCGAACACGAGTTCCTGCCGGTGGCGACCGCATGGGCGGCCGACGACATCGACGAGGAGGCGACGCCATGA
- a CDS encoding nuclear transport factor 2 family protein: MTQRVELATVMDRMAVDELITEYAVAVDDGDWEGYRKLFASDGRADYRSAGGVEGDAGQVATWLAESLRVFSMRQHLIVNRRIAFGQWDHDTGDTARVQADYVNPMRIDRDGDGAGAAPDFICGGRYAFGLLRTHDGWRLREVVVQEKWRRLPAPAPRP, translated from the coding sequence ATGACGCAGCGTGTGGAGCTCGCCACCGTGATGGACCGGATGGCCGTCGACGAACTGATCACCGAGTACGCGGTGGCCGTGGACGACGGCGACTGGGAGGGGTACCGAAAGCTGTTCGCCTCGGACGGACGCGCGGACTACCGCTCGGCCGGCGGTGTCGAGGGAGACGCCGGGCAGGTCGCCACCTGGCTCGCGGAGAGCCTGCGGGTGTTCTCGATGCGGCAGCATCTGATCGTCAACCGGCGTATCGCCTTCGGCCAGTGGGACCACGACACGGGCGACACGGCCCGCGTCCAGGCCGACTACGTCAATCCCATGCGCATCGACCGGGACGGCGACGGAGCCGGTGCGGCCCCGGACTTCATCTGCGGCGGCCGCTACGCCTTCGGGCTGCTGCGCACGCACGACGGCTGGCGGCTCCGCGAGGTCGTCGTACAGGAGAAGTGGCGGCGCCTCCCTGCCCCCGCCCCCCGTCCATGA
- the lnt gene encoding apolipoprotein N-acyltransferase — translation MKTLGHWLTSPWRRSIAAALAGALPVLAFPAPSLWWFAYVALVPWIVLVRSAPTGKRAAYDGWFGGLGFMLAMHHWLLPSLHVFTFVIAALLGALWAPWGWLVRRFLAGAPSPGRICGALLVLPSGWLLVELVRSWQGLGGPWGMLGASQWEVEPALRVASVGGVWLISFLVVAVNVAVAVLITVRQSRVPALAALLATAAATSAAWMWSPRPDADGGVRIAVVQPGVIEGVDRRFAREEQLTRQLAGQDVDLVVWGESSVGFDLVDRPDLARRLAALSGETGADILVNVDARRSDKPGIYKSSVLVGAAGLTGDRYDKMRLVPFGEYIPFRSLLGWATSVGKAAGENRRMGSEQVVMDVGHGLKIGPMVCFESAFPDMSRHLAEDGAEVLVAQSSTSSFQHSWAPEQHASLAALRAAETGRPMVHATLTGVSAVYGPEGQRVGSWLGTSASATTVYEVPLATGVTPYVRFGDWVPHAALLILAVWCAGQGVRVLRLRRSAPGPRVPPVRTAHGSPARPGR, via the coding sequence ATGAAGACGCTCGGCCACTGGCTCACCTCCCCCTGGCGACGTTCCATCGCCGCCGCGCTCGCCGGCGCCCTGCCCGTGCTCGCCTTCCCCGCCCCGTCCCTGTGGTGGTTCGCCTACGTCGCCCTGGTCCCCTGGATCGTCCTGGTCCGCTCCGCCCCGACCGGGAAGAGGGCGGCGTACGACGGCTGGTTCGGCGGGCTCGGGTTCATGCTGGCCATGCACCACTGGCTGCTGCCGAGCCTGCATGTGTTCACCTTCGTCATCGCGGCCCTCCTCGGCGCACTGTGGGCGCCCTGGGGATGGCTGGTCCGCCGCTTCCTCGCCGGGGCGCCCTCGCCGGGCCGGATCTGCGGCGCCCTTCTCGTGCTGCCCTCGGGCTGGCTGCTGGTGGAGCTCGTCCGTTCCTGGCAGGGCCTCGGCGGGCCGTGGGGCATGCTCGGCGCCAGTCAGTGGGAGGTGGAGCCGGCGCTGCGGGTGGCCTCGGTGGGCGGGGTGTGGCTGATCAGCTTCCTGGTGGTGGCCGTGAACGTCGCCGTCGCCGTGCTGATCACCGTCCGGCAGTCCCGCGTTCCCGCGCTCGCCGCTCTCCTGGCCACGGCCGCCGCCACCTCGGCGGCCTGGATGTGGTCGCCGCGCCCGGACGCCGACGGCGGCGTACGGATCGCCGTCGTACAGCCGGGCGTCATCGAGGGCGTCGACCGGCGCTTCGCCCGCGAGGAACAGCTCACCCGTCAACTGGCCGGGCAGGACGTCGACCTGGTCGTGTGGGGCGAGAGCAGTGTCGGCTTCGACCTCGTCGACCGCCCCGACCTCGCCCGCAGGCTCGCCGCGCTCTCCGGCGAGACCGGCGCCGACATCCTCGTCAACGTGGACGCCCGGCGCTCCGACAAGCCCGGCATCTACAAGAGTTCGGTGCTCGTCGGCGCCGCCGGACTCACCGGCGACCGCTACGACAAGATGCGGCTCGTGCCCTTCGGCGAGTACATCCCCTTCCGCTCGCTGCTCGGCTGGGCGACCTCGGTGGGCAAGGCGGCGGGCGAGAACCGCAGGATGGGCTCCGAACAGGTCGTGATGGACGTCGGCCACGGGCTGAAGATCGGTCCGATGGTCTGCTTCGAGTCCGCATTCCCCGACATGAGCCGCCATCTCGCCGAGGACGGTGCCGAGGTGCTGGTCGCCCAGTCGTCGACGTCGAGCTTCCAGCACAGCTGGGCCCCCGAGCAGCACGCCTCGCTCGCCGCCCTGCGCGCCGCCGAGACAGGCCGCCCGATGGTCCACGCGACCCTGACGGGTGTCTCGGCCGTCTACGGCCCGGAGGGACAGCGGGTCGGCTCATGGCTGGGCACGAGCGCGAGCGCGACGACGGTCTACGAGGTACCGCTGGCCACGGGTGTCACGCCGTACGTCCGCTTCGGCGACTGGGTGCCCCACGCGGCGCTGCTCATCCTCGCCGTCTGGTGCGCGGGGCAGGGAGTCCGGGTCCTGCGGCTCAGGCGGTCCGCTCCTGGACCGCGCGTACCACCCGTTCGCACAGCTCATGGGTCGCCAGCGCGTCCCGGGCGCTGA
- a CDS encoding Gfo/Idh/MocA family protein, translating to MKVGCIGLGDIARKAYLPVLGGVPGVELHLQTRTPATLARVADGLHLPGAQRHQDLDSLLAAGLDAAFVHAPTVVHPEIVTRLLEAGVPTYVDKPLAYELADSERLVTLAEEREVSLAVGFNRRYAPGYAQCADHPRELILMQKNRIGLPEEPRSMILDDFIHVVDTLRFLAPGQVDDVTVRARVQDGLLHHLVLQLSGDGFTALGVMNRLSGSAEEILEVSGQDTKRQVVNLAEVIDHKGQPTVRRRGDWVPVARQRGIEQVVMAFLDAVRAGKVVSARDALATHELCERVVRAVQERTA from the coding sequence GTGAAGGTCGGCTGCATCGGACTCGGCGACATCGCCCGGAAGGCCTATCTGCCGGTGCTCGGCGGTGTGCCCGGCGTCGAACTCCATCTGCAGACCCGCACCCCGGCCACGCTGGCCCGGGTCGCCGACGGCCTCCATCTGCCCGGGGCCCAGCGCCATCAGGACCTCGACTCACTTCTTGCCGCCGGGCTCGACGCGGCCTTCGTGCACGCGCCCACCGTCGTGCACCCCGAGATCGTGACGCGGCTGCTGGAGGCGGGCGTACCGACGTACGTCGACAAGCCGCTGGCGTACGAACTCGCCGACTCGGAGCGGCTGGTGACCCTCGCGGAGGAGCGGGAGGTGTCCCTCGCGGTCGGCTTCAACCGGCGCTACGCGCCCGGGTACGCCCAGTGCGCCGACCATCCCCGTGAGCTGATCCTCATGCAGAAGAACCGGATCGGGCTGCCGGAGGAGCCGCGGTCGATGATCCTCGACGACTTCATCCATGTCGTCGACACCCTGCGCTTCCTGGCTCCGGGCCAGGTCGACGACGTCACCGTGCGCGCCCGGGTCCAGGACGGACTGCTGCACCACCTCGTGCTCCAGCTCTCCGGCGACGGCTTCACCGCGCTCGGTGTGATGAACCGGCTCAGCGGCTCGGCCGAGGAGATCCTGGAGGTGTCCGGGCAGGACACCAAGCGTCAGGTGGTCAACCTCGCCGAGGTCATCGACCACAAGGGGCAGCCGACCGTGCGACGGCGCGGGGACTGGGTCCCGGTCGCCCGGCAGCGCGGCATCGAGCAGGTCGTGATGGCCTTCCTCGACGCCGTGCGCGCGGGGAAGGTGGTCAGCGCCCGGGACGCGCTGGCGACCCATGAGCTGTGCGAACGGGTGGTACGCGCGGTCCAGGAGCGGACCGCCTGA
- a CDS encoding FAD-dependent monooxygenase, whose protein sequence is MTQIRRVVVIGGGIGGLTAAAALHLSGRQVTVLERARSLEPVGAAISLSPNSLRALDVIGIGDEIRDLAAWTGDGGLRTPGGRWLSRSSAAAAAERFGGPLVLLHRATLVKSLATLLPPDAIRTAAGSTLVDPGDARRPARVRTPDGELEADLVVAADGVRSAVRATLFPDHPGAVYSGFTTWRVVIPVPATEFASHETWGRGRLWGTHPLKDGRVYAYAAALAPAGERAPDERAELVRRYGDWHDPIPAVLAAASPEDVLRHDVHHIAEPLPAFHRGRVALLGDAAHAMPPTLGQGGNQAIEDAVVLAHHGDHLAAYSAARLPRTTAIARQAVRIGRLNMTQNRALMAVRDSAIAALSLAGPALFLRGFDGIADWRPPQPPYASVVSGAGER, encoded by the coding sequence ATGACACAGATCCGGCGCGTGGTCGTCATCGGCGGCGGCATAGGCGGCCTGACCGCGGCCGCCGCCCTGCACCTGAGCGGCCGGCAGGTCACCGTCCTGGAGCGGGCCCGCTCCCTGGAACCGGTCGGCGCCGCCATCTCCCTGTCACCCAACTCCCTGCGCGCCCTGGACGTCATCGGCATCGGCGACGAGATCCGCGACCTCGCCGCCTGGACGGGCGACGGAGGCCTGCGCACCCCCGGCGGGCGCTGGCTCTCCCGTTCCAGCGCCGCCGCCGCGGCCGAGCGCTTCGGCGGCCCGCTCGTGCTGCTGCACCGGGCCACCCTCGTCAAGAGCCTGGCCACACTGCTCCCCCCGGACGCCATCCGCACGGCAGCCGGGAGCACCCTCGTCGACCCCGGCGACGCCCGCCGCCCGGCCCGCGTGCGGACGCCCGACGGCGAGCTGGAGGCCGACCTCGTCGTCGCAGCCGACGGTGTCCGCTCCGCCGTACGCGCCACCCTGTTCCCGGACCACCCCGGCGCCGTCTATTCCGGGTTCACAACCTGGCGCGTGGTGATCCCCGTGCCCGCCACGGAGTTCGCCTCGCACGAGACCTGGGGCCGCGGCCGCCTCTGGGGCACCCACCCGCTCAAGGACGGCCGGGTCTACGCGTACGCCGCCGCCCTGGCGCCCGCGGGGGAGCGGGCACCGGACGAGCGGGCCGAACTCGTCCGCCGCTACGGCGACTGGCACGACCCCATCCCCGCCGTGCTCGCCGCCGCCAGCCCCGAGGACGTCCTGCGCCACGACGTCCACCACATCGCCGAACCCCTGCCCGCCTTCCACCGCGGCCGGGTCGCCCTCCTCGGCGACGCCGCGCACGCCATGCCCCCGACTCTCGGCCAGGGCGGCAACCAGGCGATCGAGGACGCGGTCGTGCTGGCGCACCATGGGGACCACCTGGCCGCGTACTCGGCGGCACGCCTTCCGCGTACGACCGCGATAGCCCGCCAGGCCGTCAGGATCGGACGCCTGAACATGACGCAGAACCGCGCTCTCATGGCCGTACGCGACTCCGCGATCGCCGCGCTCTCGCTCGCCGGTCCGGCCCTCTTCCTGCGCGGATTCGACGGCATCGCCGACTGGCGGCCGCCGCAGCCGCCGTATGCTTCGGTCGTGTCAGGCGCGGGCGAGCGGTAG
- a CDS encoding TetR/AcrR family transcriptional regulator, with protein sequence MPVRTEPAPASRTDLVADTALALLAERGMRGLTHRAVDEMAALPQGSTSNLARTRQALLELAVRRLADREAKVLALDEMPDPRAGLPALVEALALATHRALTHHRELTLARYELALEATRRPELRAYFDATGARFRDQLAVLLTAVGSTEPDRHVLSLVAWADGLLFSCVAGSFSTRVPGPEEVRAGLRELLDGMLGT encoded by the coding sequence ATGCCCGTACGCACCGAACCGGCCCCGGCCTCCCGTACCGACCTAGTCGCCGACACCGCGCTCGCCCTGCTCGCCGAGCGCGGAATGCGCGGGCTGACCCACCGGGCCGTCGACGAGATGGCCGCGCTGCCCCAGGGCTCCACGTCGAACCTCGCCCGCACCCGACAGGCGCTGCTGGAACTGGCGGTGCGCCGGCTGGCCGACCGCGAGGCGAAGGTGCTGGCGCTCGACGAGATGCCGGACCCGCGGGCCGGCCTCCCCGCGCTGGTGGAGGCGCTGGCTCTGGCGACACACCGCGCCCTCACCCACCACCGAGAACTGACCCTCGCCCGCTACGAACTGGCCCTGGAGGCCACCCGCCGCCCCGAGCTGCGGGCCTATTTCGACGCCACCGGCGCCCGCTTCCGGGACCAGCTCGCCGTCCTCCTCACGGCCGTGGGCTCCACCGAACCGGACCGGCATGTGCTGTCCCTGGTGGCCTGGGCGGACGGGCTGCTGTTCTCCTGCGTGGCCGGGTCGTTCAGTACGCGCGTGCCGGGGCCGGAGGAGGTGCGGGCGGGGCTGCGGGAACTGCTCGACGGGATGCTCGGCACCTGA
- a CDS encoding DinB family protein produces the protein MTTQRSEPATDADERTMLEGWLDYHRQTLAWKCEGLTDAQLRTAAVEPSELSLMGLVRHLAECERSWFRRVLTDDGQGPLYYSDEDPNGEFHLTEADTWEEAHATWQAEIEVARRNAARFGLDDLSAGKDRRTGEPFNLRWIYTHMIEEYARHNGHADLIRERLDGATGD, from the coding sequence ATGACGACGCAGCGAAGCGAACCCGCGACCGACGCCGACGAGCGGACCATGCTGGAGGGCTGGCTCGACTACCACCGGCAGACCCTGGCCTGGAAGTGCGAGGGCCTGACCGACGCCCAACTGAGGACCGCCGCCGTGGAGCCCTCCGAACTGTCCCTGATGGGGCTGGTGCGACACCTGGCGGAGTGCGAGCGGAGCTGGTTCCGCAGGGTACTGACCGACGACGGTCAGGGGCCGCTCTACTACAGCGACGAGGACCCGAACGGCGAGTTCCATCTCACCGAGGCGGACACCTGGGAGGAGGCCCACGCCACCTGGCAGGCCGAGATCGAGGTCGCCCGGCGCAATGCGGCCCGCTTCGGGCTGGACGACCTGTCCGCGGGCAAGGACCGGCGCACCGGCGAGCCCTTCAACCTGCGGTGGATCTACACCCACATGATCGAGGAGTACGCCCGCCACAACGGCCACGCCGACCTGATCCGCGAGCGCCTCGACGGCGCGACCGGCGACTGA
- a CDS encoding uracil-DNA glycosylase, producing the protein MTDIAMLPESWRGVLGDELQQPYFKELTEFVEEERAKGPVYPPREEVFAALDATPYDKVKVLILGQDPYHGEGQGHGLCFSVRPGVKTPPSLRNIYKEMKEELGTPIPDNGYLLPWAEQGVLLLNAVLTVRAGEANSHKAKGWEKFTDAVIRAVADRPDPAVFVLWGNYAQKKLPLIDGSRHIVVKGAHPSPLSAKKFFGSRPFTQINEAVALQGHEAIDWTIPNLG; encoded by the coding sequence GTGACCGACATCGCCATGCTGCCCGAGTCCTGGCGCGGGGTCCTGGGCGACGAGCTCCAGCAGCCCTACTTCAAGGAGCTGACCGAGTTCGTCGAGGAGGAGCGGGCGAAGGGTCCCGTCTATCCGCCGCGCGAGGAGGTCTTCGCCGCGCTGGACGCGACGCCGTACGACAAGGTGAAGGTCCTGATCCTCGGTCAGGACCCGTACCACGGCGAGGGCCAGGGTCACGGCCTGTGCTTCTCGGTGCGTCCCGGGGTGAAGACCCCGCCCTCCCTCCGGAACATCTACAAGGAGATGAAGGAGGAGCTGGGCACCCCCATCCCGGACAACGGCTATCTGCTGCCGTGGGCCGAACAGGGTGTCCTGCTGCTCAACGCGGTGCTCACCGTCCGGGCCGGCGAGGCGAACTCGCACAAGGCCAAGGGCTGGGAGAAGTTCACCGACGCCGTCATCCGCGCGGTGGCCGACCGGCCCGACCCGGCGGTCTTCGTGCTCTGGGGCAACTACGCCCAGAAGAAGCTCCCGCTGATCGACGGGAGCCGGCACATCGTGGTCAAGGGCGCGCACCCCTCGCCGCTGTCGGCGAAGAAGTTCTTCGGCTCCCGTCCGTTCACGCAGATCAACGAGGCGGTGGCGCTCCAGGGCCACGAGGCGATCGACTGGACGATCCCGAACCTGGGCTGA